The following are from one region of the Dreissena polymorpha isolate Duluth1 chromosome 2, UMN_Dpol_1.0, whole genome shotgun sequence genome:
- the LOC127867010 gene encoding uncharacterized protein LOC127867010, with amino-acid sequence MSKAVVFLFVIGLMISVVTAWWSTDSPLRFPDNCNSEALRTFATNCGLSEHSMGNHYILSDPKSNDINNIVIVIPDDLRDFGTCEKIVRDLNERCNKDYFDY; translated from the exons ATGAGCAAGGCTGTGGTTTTCCTCTTCGTCATAGGTCTTATGATCTCCGTAGTGACAG cCTGGTGGTCGACGGACTCACCTCTTCGGTTTCCAGACAATTGTAACAGCGAAGCCTTGCGGACCTTTGCGACCAATTGCGGGCTCTCGGAGCACTCCATG GGGAACCACTACATCCTGAGTGATCCAAAGAGCAATGACATCAACAACATCGTCATAGTGATACCAGATGACTTGCGAGATTTCGGCACGTGCGAGAAGATCGTTCGAGATCTCAATGAGAGATGCAATAAGGATTACTTCGACTACTAA